From the genome of Populus trichocarpa isolate Nisqually-1 chromosome 15, P.trichocarpa_v4.1, whole genome shotgun sequence, one region includes:
- the LOC18105715 gene encoding ASC1-like protein isoform X2: MGVLGINNLIDWESESYPVATDFIAIPLFAVFFFSVRFVLDKYVFECSARRFIFGKGHVTVDVGKHGNRKKVNKFKESAWKCVYFLCAEILALYVSYDEPWFTNTKYFWVGPGDQVWPDQKLKFELKVLYMYAGGFYTYSIFALVFWETRRSDFGVSMGHHIVTVFLIVLSYILRFGRVGAVVLALHDATDVFMEIAKMSKYSGYELMASVFFLLFVLFWTILRIIYYPFWILRSTSYEIVSALNKEKQMVDGSIYYYLFNTLLFSLLVLHIYWWILMVGMVMAQIQAGGQVSDDVRSDSEGEDDHDD; this comes from the exons ATGGGTGTTCTGGGAATCAACAACTTGATCGATTGGGAGTCAGAGTCATACCCAGTGGCCACTGACTTCATTGCCATTCCATTATTTgctgtcttcttcttttcagtTAGATTTGTTCTTGACAAATATGTCTTTGAG TGTTCAGCCAGAAGATTTATTTTTGGGAAGGGGCATGTTACAGTGGATGTTGGGAAACATGGAAACCGGAAGAAAGTTAATAAATTCAAAGAGTCCGCATGGAaatgtgtttattttctttgtgcTGAGATTTTGGCTCTTTATGTTTCATATGATGAGCCTTGGTTCACtaatactaaatatttttgGGTAGGACCTGGTGATCAAGTTTGGCCTGATCAGAAACTTAA ATTCGAATTGAAGGTATTGTACATGTATGCTGGTGGGTTCTATACATACTCTAtatttgctttggttttttGGGAAACCAGGCGTTCAGACTTTGGTGTATCCATGGGCCATCACATTGTAACTGTCTTTCTCATTGTTCTGTCCTACATACTTAG GTTTGGTCGTGTTGGTGCTGTTGTTTTAGCCCTGCATGATGCAACTGATGTGTTCATGGAAATAGCAAAGATGTCAAAATATAGTGGCTACGAATTGATGGctagtgtttttttccttctctttgttCTCTTCTGGACCATACTCCGCATCATTTACTACCCATTTTGGATACTTAGGAGCACAAG CTATGAAATTGTTTCGGCCCTCAACAAGGAAAAGCAAATGGTGGATGGATCTATCTATTATTATCTCTTCAACACTCTTCTGTTTTCCTTGCTTGTTCTTCATATTTATTGGTGGATCTTGATGGTTGGGATGGTCATGGCACAAATCCAAGCGGGAGGCCAAGTTAGTGATGATGTTCGTTCAG
- the LOC18105715 gene encoding ASC1-like protein isoform X1, whose product MGVLGINNLIDWESESYPVATDFIAIPLFAVFFFSVRFVLDKYVFECSARRFIFGKGHVTVDVGKHGNRKKVNKFKESAWKCVYFLCAEILALYVSYDEPWFTNTKYFWVGPGDQVWPDQKLKFELKVLYMYAGGFYTYSIFALVFWETRRSDFGVSMGHHIVTVFLIVLSYILRFGRVGAVVLALHDATDVFMEIAKMSKYSGYELMASVFFLLFVLFWTILRIIYYPFWILRSTSYEIVSALNKEKQMVDGSIYYYLFNTLLFSLLVLHIYWWILMVGMVMAQIQAGGQVSDDVRSVGLHQAWVGQNLGLN is encoded by the exons ATGGGTGTTCTGGGAATCAACAACTTGATCGATTGGGAGTCAGAGTCATACCCAGTGGCCACTGACTTCATTGCCATTCCATTATTTgctgtcttcttcttttcagtTAGATTTGTTCTTGACAAATATGTCTTTGAG TGTTCAGCCAGAAGATTTATTTTTGGGAAGGGGCATGTTACAGTGGATGTTGGGAAACATGGAAACCGGAAGAAAGTTAATAAATTCAAAGAGTCCGCATGGAaatgtgtttattttctttgtgcTGAGATTTTGGCTCTTTATGTTTCATATGATGAGCCTTGGTTCACtaatactaaatatttttgGGTAGGACCTGGTGATCAAGTTTGGCCTGATCAGAAACTTAA ATTCGAATTGAAGGTATTGTACATGTATGCTGGTGGGTTCTATACATACTCTAtatttgctttggttttttGGGAAACCAGGCGTTCAGACTTTGGTGTATCCATGGGCCATCACATTGTAACTGTCTTTCTCATTGTTCTGTCCTACATACTTAG GTTTGGTCGTGTTGGTGCTGTTGTTTTAGCCCTGCATGATGCAACTGATGTGTTCATGGAAATAGCAAAGATGTCAAAATATAGTGGCTACGAATTGATGGctagtgtttttttccttctctttgttCTCTTCTGGACCATACTCCGCATCATTTACTACCCATTTTGGATACTTAGGAGCACAAG CTATGAAATTGTTTCGGCCCTCAACAAGGAAAAGCAAATGGTGGATGGATCTATCTATTATTATCTCTTCAACACTCTTCTGTTTTCCTTGCTTGTTCTTCATATTTATTGGTGGATCTTGATGGTTGGGATGGTCATGGCACAAATCCAAGCGGGAGGCCAAGTTAGTGATGATGTTCGTTCAG
- the LOC18105715 gene encoding ASC1-like protein isoform X4 has product MSLSCLFLLQCSARRFIFGKGHVTVDVGKHGNRKKVNKFKESAWKCVYFLCAEILALYVSYDEPWFTNTKYFWVGPGDQVWPDQKLKFELKVLYMYAGGFYTYSIFALVFWETRRSDFGVSMGHHIVTVFLIVLSYILRFGRVGAVVLALHDATDVFMEIAKMSKYSGYELMASVFFLLFVLFWTILRIIYYPFWILRSTSYEIVSALNKEKQMVDGSIYYYLFNTLLFSLLVLHIYWWILMVGMVMAQIQAGGQVSDDVRSVGLHQAWVGQNLGLN; this is encoded by the exons ATGTCTTTGAG CTGTTTATTTCTGTTGCAGTGTTCAGCCAGAAGATTTATTTTTGGGAAGGGGCATGTTACAGTGGATGTTGGGAAACATGGAAACCGGAAGAAAGTTAATAAATTCAAAGAGTCCGCATGGAaatgtgtttattttctttgtgcTGAGATTTTGGCTCTTTATGTTTCATATGATGAGCCTTGGTTCACtaatactaaatatttttgGGTAGGACCTGGTGATCAAGTTTGGCCTGATCAGAAACTTAA ATTCGAATTGAAGGTATTGTACATGTATGCTGGTGGGTTCTATACATACTCTAtatttgctttggttttttGGGAAACCAGGCGTTCAGACTTTGGTGTATCCATGGGCCATCACATTGTAACTGTCTTTCTCATTGTTCTGTCCTACATACTTAG GTTTGGTCGTGTTGGTGCTGTTGTTTTAGCCCTGCATGATGCAACTGATGTGTTCATGGAAATAGCAAAGATGTCAAAATATAGTGGCTACGAATTGATGGctagtgtttttttccttctctttgttCTCTTCTGGACCATACTCCGCATCATTTACTACCCATTTTGGATACTTAGGAGCACAAG CTATGAAATTGTTTCGGCCCTCAACAAGGAAAAGCAAATGGTGGATGGATCTATCTATTATTATCTCTTCAACACTCTTCTGTTTTCCTTGCTTGTTCTTCATATTTATTGGTGGATCTTGATGGTTGGGATGGTCATGGCACAAATCCAAGCGGGAGGCCAAGTTAGTGATGATGTTCGTTCAG
- the LOC18105715 gene encoding ASC1-like protein isoform X3 yields MSLRANSPWMEQYCFFKFFICSARRFIFGKGHVTVDVGKHGNRKKVNKFKESAWKCVYFLCAEILALYVSYDEPWFTNTKYFWVGPGDQVWPDQKLKFELKVLYMYAGGFYTYSIFALVFWETRRSDFGVSMGHHIVTVFLIVLSYILRFGRVGAVVLALHDATDVFMEIAKMSKYSGYELMASVFFLLFVLFWTILRIIYYPFWILRSTSYEIVSALNKEKQMVDGSIYYYLFNTLLFSLLVLHIYWWILMVGMVMAQIQAGGQVSDDVRSVGLHQAWVGQNLGLN; encoded by the exons ATGTCTTTGAG ggcaAATTCACCTTGGATGGAGCAATATTgctttttcaagtttttcatt TGTTCAGCCAGAAGATTTATTTTTGGGAAGGGGCATGTTACAGTGGATGTTGGGAAACATGGAAACCGGAAGAAAGTTAATAAATTCAAAGAGTCCGCATGGAaatgtgtttattttctttgtgcTGAGATTTTGGCTCTTTATGTTTCATATGATGAGCCTTGGTTCACtaatactaaatatttttgGGTAGGACCTGGTGATCAAGTTTGGCCTGATCAGAAACTTAA ATTCGAATTGAAGGTATTGTACATGTATGCTGGTGGGTTCTATACATACTCTAtatttgctttggttttttGGGAAACCAGGCGTTCAGACTTTGGTGTATCCATGGGCCATCACATTGTAACTGTCTTTCTCATTGTTCTGTCCTACATACTTAG GTTTGGTCGTGTTGGTGCTGTTGTTTTAGCCCTGCATGATGCAACTGATGTGTTCATGGAAATAGCAAAGATGTCAAAATATAGTGGCTACGAATTGATGGctagtgtttttttccttctctttgttCTCTTCTGGACCATACTCCGCATCATTTACTACCCATTTTGGATACTTAGGAGCACAAG CTATGAAATTGTTTCGGCCCTCAACAAGGAAAAGCAAATGGTGGATGGATCTATCTATTATTATCTCTTCAACACTCTTCTGTTTTCCTTGCTTGTTCTTCATATTTATTGGTGGATCTTGATGGTTGGGATGGTCATGGCACAAATCCAAGCGGGAGGCCAAGTTAGTGATGATGTTCGTTCAG